Genomic window (Kosakonia sp. BYX6):
TTGCGGGGGTTTTTAAAGCGCATTATCAGTACCATTTGCGGGGTATAGCGCGCAACCCTATACCGGGAGGGGGTTTGACTGAATTCTTGAGGAAAAACCGTCTTTTATTCCAGTTATTAACAATAAGTATTTGTTATAAAAAACGTTTCACTCATGCGAAATCCAATATTCGCTGTTGGAAATTATTCCCTGAAATTCGTTCATTTGCGCATTTTTTAACCGCGAAAAATGTCGTGCTAACAATTCATAGACGAAATTTCTCCTGCGGTTCTCTATTAGTAGAGTGAATAATCCACATGCAAAATAATTATGACCCTACTGGTTCAGTGGTGAATTTTCAGGCGCTTCAATGAATGCGTGATCTGTCGCGCAAATAATAAACAAACCGGCCAAAGACCCTACAATTAACGTTTATGCGACATATTATTAACATCTTACAAGGAGAGCAACCGCCATGAGCCAAATACATAAACACGATATTCCCGCTAATATTGCGGAACGTTGCCTGATAAACCCGGAGCAGTACGAAACCCGATACCAGCTTTCGGTTTCTGATCCCAACACATTCTGGGGCGAGGAAGGCAAAATCCTCGACTGGATCACGCCTTATAAGACGGTAAAAAACACCTCTTTCGCGCCCGGCAACATCTCCATCAAATGGTATGAAGATGGCACGCTGAACCTGGCCGCCAACTGCCTCGATCGCCATCTCGCCGAACGCGGCGATCAAACCGCCATTATTTGGGAAGGCGATGACGCCAGCCAAAGCAAAAAAATCACTTACCGCGAATTGCATCGCGATGTTTGCCGTTTCGCCAATGTGCTGGTGGATCTGGGTATTAAGAAAGGCGATGTGGTGGCGATTTATATGCCGATGGTGCCGGAAGCGGCGGTGGCGATGCTCGCCTGCGCACGCATTGGCGCGGTGCATTCGGTGATTTTTGGCGGTTTCTCGCCGGAAGCCGTGGCTGGGCGCATTATCGATTCCAGCTCACGACTGGTGATCACCGCTGACGAAGGCGTGCGCGCCGGGCGTGCGATCCCGCTGAAGAAAAATGTCGATGACGCGCTGAAAAACCCTAACGTGAACAGCGTTGAACATGTGGTGGTGCTGAAACGCACTGGCGGCAAGATCGACTGGCAAGAAGGCCGCGACCTGTGGTGGAGCGATCTCAGCGAGAAAGCCAGCGACCAGCACCAGCCGGTGGAAGTCGGCGCTGAAGACCCGCTGTTTATCCTCTATACCTCCGGCTCGACCGGTAAACCGAAAGGCGTACTGCACACCACCGGCGGTTACCTGGTGTATGCCACCACAACCTTTAAATATGTTTTCGATTATCACCAGGGCGACGTGTACTGGTGTACCGCCGATGTCGGTTGGGTCACCGGCCACAGCTATTTGCTGTACGGGCCGCTGGCCTGCGGTGCCATCACGCTGATGTTTGAAGGCGTGCCGAACTGGCCAACGCCAGCGCGCATGAGCCAGGTTGTCGATAAACATCGCGTCAATATTCTCTACACCGCGCCGACGGCGATCCGCGCGCTGATGGCCGAAGGCGATAAAGCAATTACCGGAACCGACCGCTCTTCGCTGCGTATTTTGGGCTCCGTCGGCGAGCCGATTAACCCGGAAGCCTGGGAGTGGTACTGGTCGAAAATCGGCAATGGTAAATGCCCGGTGATGGATACCTGGTGGCAGACAGAAACCGGCGGTTTCATGATCACCCCGCTGCCTGGCGCGACCCAACTGAAAGCCGGTTCCGCTACGCGTCCCTTCTTTGGCGTGCAGCCTGCGCTGGTGGATAACGAAGGCAACCCGCAAGAGGGCGCGACCGAAGGCAACCTGGTGATCACCGATTCCTGGCCAGGCCAGGCGCGGACGCTGTTTGGCGATCATGAGCGTTTTGAGCAAACCTACTTTTCGACCTTCAAAAACAGGTATTTCAGCGGCGACGGCGCGCGTCGCGATGAAGACGGTTACTACTGGATAACCGGGCGAGTGGATGATGTGTTAAACGTCTCCGGTCACCGCCTGGGCACCGCTGAGATTGAATCGGCGCTGGTGTCGCACCCGAAAATCGCCGAGGCCGCGGTGGTAGGCATTCCGCATAACATCAAAGGGCAGGCTATTTATGCCTATGTGACGTTAAACCACGGCGAAGAACCGTCGCCGGAACTCTATACCGATGTGCGCAACTGGGTGCGCAAGGAGATTGGCCCGCTGGCAACGCCGGATGTGCTGCACTGGACAGACTCACTGCCGAAAACCCGTTCCGGCAAAATCATGCGCCGTATTTTGCGCAAAATCGCCGCTGGCGATACCAGCAATCTCGGCGATACCTCAACGCTTGCCGATCCTGGCGTAGTGGAAAAACTGCTCGAAGAGAAGCAGGCCATTACCATGCCATCGTAACCGAACAACAACCCTTACCAACCTATCTTCCCCAAAGGATTTCGTGTTGCAGGAAGGCGGCAAACGAGCACATCCCCAGGAGCATAGATAACTATGTGACTGGGGTGGCGAGCGCAGCCAACGCACCTGCGGCGCGAAAGACGAAGGGGAAACCTCTGGAGATCCTGCGATGAATGAAATTTATCAGCGGATAGAAAATAGTGCGCATTTCAGGGAGTTAGTTGAAAAACGGCAACGGTTTGCCTTCCTTCTTTCCATCATCATGTTGATTATCTACGTCGGCTTTATTTTGCTTATCGCGTTTGCCCCGCAGTGGCTCGGCACGCCGTTATATGACGGAACCAGCGTGACGCGCGGTATTCCGATTGGCATCGGCGTGATTGTGATTTCGTTCGTGCTGACGGCTGTTTATGTCTGGCGGGCGAACAGTGAATTTGAACGTCTGACAAGAGCCGTGCTGAGCGAGGTAAAAGCATCATGAAGAGAGTCCTGACGGCGCTTGCCGCCACACTTCCCCTCACGGCCCTTGCCGCCGATCCGGTTAGCGGCGCGGTTGAACGCCAGCCGACCAACTGGCAGGCGATTATTATGTTCCTGATTTTTGTCGCCCTGACGTTGTACATCACTTACTGGGCGTCGAAACGTGTGCGCTCGCGCAGTGATTACTACACCGCGGGCGGCAATATTACCGGCTTTCAGAACGGGCTGGCGATTGCCGGTGACTTTATGTCGGCGGCGTCGTTCCTTGGGATTTCCGCACTGGTTTACACCTCCGGTTATGACGGGCTGATTTACTCGCTCGGCTTCCTCGTCGGCTGGCCGATTATCCTGTTCCTGATTGCTGAGCGTCTGCGTAACCTTGGGCGTTACACCTTCGCCGATGTGGCGTCGTACCGCCTGAAACAAGGCCCGATCCGCACCCTTTCCGCCTGCGGTTCGCTGGTGGTGGTGGCACTGTATCTGATTGCGCAAATGGTCGGCGCGGGCAAGCTGATCGAACTGCTGTTCGGCCTGAACTACCATGTCGCGGTGGTGCTGGTTGGCGTGCTAATGGTGATGTATGTGCTGTTCGGCGGCATGCTCGCCACCACCTGGGTACAGATCATTAAAGCCGTGCTGCTGCTGTTCGGCGCCAGTTTTATGGCTTTTATGGTGATGAAACACGTCGGCTTCAGCTTCAATAACCTGTTTACCGAAGCGATGGCGGTACACCCGAAAGGCGGCGCGATCATGAGCCCTGGCGGGTTGGTGAAAGACCCGATCTCGGCGCTGTCGCTCGGTCTCGGCCTGATGTTCGGTACTGCGGGCTTGCCGCATATTTTGATGCGTTTCTTTACCGTCAGCGATGCGCGCGAAGCGCGTAAAAGCGTACTCTACGCCACCGGGTTTATGGGCTATTTCTACATCCTGACCTTTATCATCGGCTTTGGCGCCATCATGCTGGTTGGCGCGAACCCGGCGTTCAAAGACGCGGCGGGCGCGTTGATTGGCGGCAACAATATGGCGGCAGTGCATCTGGCTGACGCGGTGGGCGGCAACTTGTTCCTCGGCTTTATCTCCGCCGTGGCGTTTGCCACCATTCTGGCGGTGGTTGCCGGTCTGACACTCGCAGGCGCATCGGCGGTTTCCCATGATCTTTACGCCAACGTGTTCCGCAAAGGGGCAACCGAACGCCAGGAGCTGAAGGTGTCGAAAATCACTGTGCTGGTGCTCGGTGTGGTCGCCATCTTGCTGGGTATTTTGTTCGAAAACCAGAACATTGCCTTTATGGTTGGCCTGGCCTTCTCCATCGCCGCGAGCTGTAACTTCCCAATAATTCTGCTGTCGATGTACTGGTCGAAACTGACCACGCGCGGCGCGATGATTGGCGGCTGGCTTGGCCTGCTGACGGCGGTGATTTTGATGATCCTCGGCCCGACCATTTGGGTGCAGATCCTCGGTCACGCAACCGCGGTGTTCCCGTATGAATACCCGGCGCTGTTCTCCATTGCAGTGGCGTTTATCGGCATTTGGGCCTTCTCGCTGACCGATAATTCCGAAGAGGGTAACCGCGAGCGCGAGCGGTTCCGCGCACAGTTTATCCGTTCGCAAACCGGTATTGGCATCGAACAGGGCCGCGCACATTAATCTTTGCCCCGGTCAGTAATGGCCGGGGATCACACTTTCCCACCTTCGTTGTAGGCATCCCCCGCTATCGCGCTACAGTATCCTCAGAAAATTGAAACAATGTTTTTATTACATCAGCACGTTAATTCATTAATGAGGATGCAATGAAAAAATATGCGTTAGTGGGCACGGGCGGGCGTGCCGGATTATATATTTCCGCGATTGGCGGGCAGTGGAAAGAGAATGCCCGGATGGTGGCGTTTTGCGACAGTAATCAAACGCGCATGGATTACGCCAATCAATTGTTAGCCAACGAAGGCGCGGCGGCGGTTTCCACGTGGAAAGCGGCGCAATTTGAAGCAATGATCCGCGAAACGCGCCCGGACGTCATTATCGTTACCACCATGGACCGCACCCATGACGACTATATTGTGCGGGCGTTGCATGCCGGTTGCGATGTGATCACCGAAAAACCGATGACCATCGACGAAGCGCGTGCGCTGCGTATTCTCGATGCCATTGAACAGACCGGGAAAACGGTGCGCGTGGCGTTCAATTACCGTTATGCGCCGCACCACAGCAAAGTGCGCGAATTGCTGATGAACAACACCATCGGCGAGGTTTTTTCGGTGCATTTCGAGTGGTTGCTGAATACTGAACACGGCGCGGACTATTTCCGCCGCTGGCACCGGGAAAAACGCAACAGCGGCGGGCTGCTGGTGCATAAATCGACGCACCATTTCGACCTGATGAATTTCTGGCTCGACAGCTACCCGCAGCGCGTGTATGCCGAAGGCGGGCTGCGCTTTTACGGCAAAGAGAACGCGGAAAAACGTGGCGTCACCCAGTTTTACCCGCGCGCACACGGTTACGCCGCCGCCCAGGACGATCCGTTTGCGTTGAAGATGGCGGACAATCCGCAGTTGAAAGCGCTCTACCTTGATGCCGAACATGAAGATAACTACTGGCGCGATCAGAGCGTGTTCAGCGACGGCATTACCATCGAGGACACGATGTCGGTATTGGTGAAATACCAAAACCAGTGCCAATTAAGTTACTCACTGAATACCTATTTGCCGTGGGAAGGGTTAAACGTGGTGTTCAACGGAAGCCAGGGGCGGCTGGAGATGAAAATCGTCGAGAAATCCTATGTGAACGCGGGCGGCGAGCGCGCCAATGAAGGCAGCCTTGAATCCTGCGATATCACCGTGTTTCCGATGTTTTCCGCACCCTGGAAAGCAGATTTCACCCTCGGCGAAGGCGGACACGGCGGCGGCGATAACGCCATGCTGGCAGACTTATTTGGTACTCCAGGCAATGACCCACTAAAACGCGCAGCCGATCACCGCGCAGGCGCCATGTCGATCCTCACCGGCATTGCCGGGAATATTTCCATGCAACAACAACGCCCGGTGAATTTTAACGAATTCAACCTGGTCGCCCGGCTGAAAAAACAGTGACCGCCCTCCCGCCCCGCAGCCATTGGCGGGGCGTTAAAATTGCCTGTTATTAATGAATTCTTAAAAAGTTCGGCTTGTATCTTCGCCTGAAGTACCTGTTATCTCGCCAAATAAGGCGCCCTGTTGTCACAGTCCGAACACACGCGCCTGAACAACCTGCTCAGACCGCAAAAACCATCAACAGCAAAGCCGCTGGACGGCTGCTGGCCGCAGGCGGAATTTATAACGGTAATATCGAGGGATTCAGAAGGACCGCGCAACAACTCGGCGGTGATGCGCCAACCGGCTACGGCCAGGTGATGAATGAGCAGACCAAAGGTTTACTCATCGCAGGTACATCAATCGCGGCGGGAGTGATGATGGGGAGAATGAAATTCCCCGAATTAGAGGAGCTTGAACACTTTGGTGCCAGGGGTGTCTCATCCTCGCGTAATTTCGATCCCGAAAAAGCGGGTGGACCCATTGAAAAGCTGACCACGGACGGTGTAGTGATCGATCACGACGGCATCGCAATTGTTGAAAAACATCTGGCACGATTCGATCACGATCCTGCTAATGATGTCATGGTTAGCAGGCTAAAAAACATCGCAAAAGGTGAGATGCCTCCGGAACAAGTAGACTTGAATTACTACACACATGAATGCCGGGAGTATACACGTTACTGTAAGTTAGGCTGGGAAACGGGTGAACCAGAAGGCGATGCTGGCTATGAACTTTGGAATAACGCTCACACGGCAACATTGGAAGATTTTAAACTTAAAGATGGCGATTTATTCCATCCGGATGCAACGAAATGACGATAACTAAAATTGAATTAAATGTTTTAAAAGTCATGGCAGAAAAAGACATTGACTGGACCTGGATAATCCTCGATCGCGCACTCTCTATGAGAAATATTCCCGGATTTGGTAATGTCGCAAATATCGTCACCAGCCTGATTAATAACGGAATGGTGGATATTGTGCTCAATGAGGATGGATCCCGATCCCGCTATCGCGTATCCCCTCTGGGCCACAAATTTCTGGATGAGTTAAATACAACGCGCCTGGACGATTAAACCCACGAGCAGCTTAACGAACTCAACCTGGTCGCCCGGCTGAAAAAACAGTGACCGCTCTCCCGCCCCGCTGACATTGGCGGGGCGTTAAAACATAACGCTGTTAACGATTCGTTTAAAAAAACGCCAAACCTTCTTACAGACAGCTTTCTCCGCCAGGTGAATGAATTACAATCGCCGCAGGCCTGCCTGGTTCAAAGGAACAGTTATGGACATCCGGACGCTGCGTTATTTTGTGGAGGTGGTGCGCCAGCAGAGTTTCACTCGCGCGGCGGAACGTTTATTCGTGACCCAACCCACCATCAGCAAAATGTTGAAAAACCTCGAAGACGAACTGCGTTGCACATTGCTGATTCGCGATGGGCGCAAATTATTGCTGACCGATACCGGCCGCGTTGTTTTTGAGCGCGGTGTGGCAATCCTCGCAGAATTTCGCCAATTGGAAGCGGAGCTCGAGGACATCAACCACCTGAATAAAGGCGTGCTGCGCCTCGGCATTCCGCCGATGGTCGGCATGTTGATTGCCGGGCCAATCAGCCTGTTTCGCCAGCGCCACCCTGGCGTGGAGTTGA
Coding sequences:
- the acs gene encoding acetate--CoA ligase; the protein is MSQIHKHDIPANIAERCLINPEQYETRYQLSVSDPNTFWGEEGKILDWITPYKTVKNTSFAPGNISIKWYEDGTLNLAANCLDRHLAERGDQTAIIWEGDDASQSKKITYRELHRDVCRFANVLVDLGIKKGDVVAIYMPMVPEAAVAMLACARIGAVHSVIFGGFSPEAVAGRIIDSSSRLVITADEGVRAGRAIPLKKNVDDALKNPNVNSVEHVVVLKRTGGKIDWQEGRDLWWSDLSEKASDQHQPVEVGAEDPLFILYTSGSTGKPKGVLHTTGGYLVYATTTFKYVFDYHQGDVYWCTADVGWVTGHSYLLYGPLACGAITLMFEGVPNWPTPARMSQVVDKHRVNILYTAPTAIRALMAEGDKAITGTDRSSLRILGSVGEPINPEAWEWYWSKIGNGKCPVMDTWWQTETGGFMITPLPGATQLKAGSATRPFFGVQPALVDNEGNPQEGATEGNLVITDSWPGQARTLFGDHERFEQTYFSTFKNRYFSGDGARRDEDGYYWITGRVDDVLNVSGHRLGTAEIESALVSHPKIAEAAVVGIPHNIKGQAIYAYVTLNHGEEPSPELYTDVRNWVRKEIGPLATPDVLHWTDSLPKTRSGKIMRRILRKIAAGDTSNLGDTSTLADPGVVEKLLEEKQAITMPS
- a CDS encoding DUF485 domain-containing protein; its protein translation is MNEIYQRIENSAHFRELVEKRQRFAFLLSIIMLIIYVGFILLIAFAPQWLGTPLYDGTSVTRGIPIGIGVIVISFVLTAVYVWRANSEFERLTRAVLSEVKAS
- the actP gene encoding cation/acetate symporter ActP → MKRVLTALAATLPLTALAADPVSGAVERQPTNWQAIIMFLIFVALTLYITYWASKRVRSRSDYYTAGGNITGFQNGLAIAGDFMSAASFLGISALVYTSGYDGLIYSLGFLVGWPIILFLIAERLRNLGRYTFADVASYRLKQGPIRTLSACGSLVVVALYLIAQMVGAGKLIELLFGLNYHVAVVLVGVLMVMYVLFGGMLATTWVQIIKAVLLLFGASFMAFMVMKHVGFSFNNLFTEAMAVHPKGGAIMSPGGLVKDPISALSLGLGLMFGTAGLPHILMRFFTVSDAREARKSVLYATGFMGYFYILTFIIGFGAIMLVGANPAFKDAAGALIGGNNMAAVHLADAVGGNLFLGFISAVAFATILAVVAGLTLAGASAVSHDLYANVFRKGATERQELKVSKITVLVLGVVAILLGILFENQNIAFMVGLAFSIAASCNFPIILLSMYWSKLTTRGAMIGGWLGLLTAVILMILGPTIWVQILGHATAVFPYEYPALFSIAVAFIGIWAFSLTDNSEEGNRERERFRAQFIRSQTGIGIEQGRAH
- a CDS encoding Gfo/Idh/MocA family protein; this encodes MKKYALVGTGGRAGLYISAIGGQWKENARMVAFCDSNQTRMDYANQLLANEGAAAVSTWKAAQFEAMIRETRPDVIIVTTMDRTHDDYIVRALHAGCDVITEKPMTIDEARALRILDAIEQTGKTVRVAFNYRYAPHHSKVRELLMNNTIGEVFSVHFEWLLNTEHGADYFRRWHREKRNSGGLLVHKSTHHFDLMNFWLDSYPQRVYAEGGLRFYGKENAEKRGVTQFYPRAHGYAAAQDDPFALKMADNPQLKALYLDAEHEDNYWRDQSVFSDGITIEDTMSVLVKYQNQCQLSYSLNTYLPWEGLNVVFNGSQGRLEMKIVEKSYVNAGGERANEGSLESCDITVFPMFSAPWKADFTLGEGGHGGGDNAMLADLFGTPGNDPLKRAADHRAGAMSILTGIAGNISMQQQRPVNFNEFNLVARLKKQ
- a CDS encoding MarR family transcriptional regulator, translated to MTITKIELNVLKVMAEKDIDWTWIILDRALSMRNIPGFGNVANIVTSLINNGMVDIVLNEDGSRSRYRVSPLGHKFLDELNTTRLDD